Below is a window of Gammaproteobacteria bacterium DNA.
GAGCCAGTTTCCGCGCCGTTGGCGGCGCTTTGCCAGCGGCTTATCGGAGGTTTTTTAGACGATTATGCGCAAAGCCATCGCCACCGAAGCCGCGCCGGCGGCCATCGGCGCCTACTCGCAGGCCATGCGGGCGGGCGATGCCGTCTATCTCTCCGGCCAGATCCCCCTGGACCCGGCAACGATGGAGCTGGTCACCGGCGATATCGAGCAGGAAATCCGCCGCGTGCTGGAGAACCTGGCCGCCGTCGCACAGGCAGCGGGAGGAGGGCTGGACGATGTGGTCAAGCTGACGGTCTTCCTCGTGGACCTGGGACACTTCGCCACCGTCAACACGGTCATGGCGGAGTATTTCCAGGCGCCCTACCCGGCCCGCGCCGCGGTCGGCGTCGCCGCCCTGCCCAAGGGCGCCCGCGTCGAAATGGACGCCGTCCTGTATCTCCCGAAGACCTAGGCAACTAGACAGCAGGCTAGACAGCAGGCGACTCCCGGACGACGCTCAGGGCT
It encodes the following:
- a CDS encoding Rid family detoxifying hydrolase is translated as MRKAIATEAAPAAIGAYSQAMRAGDAVYLSGQIPLDPATMELVTGDIEQEIRRVLENLAAVAQAAGGGLDDVVKLTVFLVDLGHFATVNTVMAEYFQAPYPARAAVGVAALPKGARVEMDAVLYLPKT